In the genome of Halobacterium noricense, one region contains:
- a CDS encoding universal stress protein: MTKILVPVDGSEQSKEALEYALEHFKDADITAINVIDPIEAGYTAQATVPGYSEEWFEQAKDAAEELFDEAQQIADEYDKDIETTTEVGRPSRAIVDYGEENDFDHVVMGSHGRSGISRILLGSVAESVVRRSPVPVTIVR; this comes from the coding sequence ATGACGAAGATTCTCGTTCCCGTCGACGGTTCCGAGCAGTCGAAGGAAGCCCTGGAGTACGCCCTCGAACACTTCAAGGACGCCGATATTACGGCCATCAACGTCATCGACCCCATCGAGGCCGGGTACACGGCGCAGGCGACCGTGCCGGGCTACTCTGAGGAATGGTTCGAGCAGGCCAAAGACGCCGCCGAGGAGCTGTTCGACGAGGCCCAGCAGATTGCCGACGAGTACGACAAGGACATCGAGACAACGACGGAGGTCGGGCGACCGAGCCGCGCCATCGTCGACTACGGGGAGGAGAACGACTTCGACCACGTCGTGATGGGGAGCCACGGCCGCTCGGGTATCTCCCGCATCCTCCTCGGCAGCGTCGCCGAGAGTGTCGTGCGGCGCTCGCCGGTACCGGTCACGATAGTCCGATAG
- a CDS encoding KaiC domain-containing protein, with amino-acid sequence MVADEEDEDWFEKAFEEETEAESEAEPEEEPSGSESGEPSEAFSEAPEEPSEPPEEFGEASSEPPTPAEPEDEAEPGPESEVDEFAEAFGGGADGEPTGGEEDLFEDDFAAAFGGGGGGGPGAAPSGGEDDFGFDLDADVGAGGPGGFEEDEEYESDIARIDFGIEGLDEMVQGGVPERSLIVAIGGAGTGKTTFGLQFLHEAIQNGERAVYITLEESRQRVVQSATEKGWEFDRHTEEGNLAVVDIDPIEMANSLTSIRNELPRLVEEFGASRLVLDSVSLLEMMYDDQSVRRTEIYDFTKALKDAGVTTMLTSEASEDNPFASRHGIIEYLTDAVVVLRYIRPEDFRETRLAVEIQKIRDANHSRETKPYEITHQGISVYRQANIF; translated from the coding sequence ATCGTGGCTGACGAGGAGGACGAAGACTGGTTCGAGAAGGCCTTCGAAGAGGAGACCGAGGCGGAATCGGAAGCGGAACCCGAAGAAGAGCCGTCGGGGTCCGAATCCGGGGAGCCGAGCGAAGCGTTCAGTGAAGCGCCCGAGGAGCCGTCCGAACCGCCGGAGGAGTTCGGCGAAGCGTCGTCCGAACCACCGACGCCAGCCGAGCCCGAGGACGAAGCGGAGCCGGGCCCCGAGAGCGAAGTCGACGAGTTCGCCGAAGCGTTCGGCGGCGGTGCTGATGGCGAACCGACGGGCGGCGAGGAAGACCTCTTCGAGGACGACTTCGCGGCCGCATTCGGCGGTGGCGGCGGCGGTGGTCCCGGTGCCGCCCCGTCCGGCGGCGAGGACGACTTCGGGTTCGACCTCGACGCCGATGTCGGCGCGGGCGGGCCCGGCGGCTTCGAGGAGGACGAGGAGTACGAATCCGACATCGCGCGCATCGACTTCGGTATCGAAGGCCTCGACGAGATGGTCCAAGGCGGCGTCCCCGAGCGCTCGCTCATCGTCGCCATCGGCGGCGCCGGGACCGGGAAGACGACGTTCGGCCTCCAGTTCCTCCACGAAGCCATCCAGAACGGCGAACGCGCCGTCTACATCACGCTCGAAGAGTCCCGGCAGCGCGTCGTCCAGAGCGCCACCGAGAAAGGCTGGGAGTTCGACCGCCACACCGAGGAGGGAAATCTCGCGGTCGTCGACATCGACCCCATCGAGATGGCCAACTCCCTCACCAGCATCCGCAACGAACTCCCGCGGCTCGTCGAGGAGTTCGGTGCCAGCCGCCTCGTCCTCGACTCCGTCTCCCTTCTGGAGATGATGTACGACGACCAGTCGGTCCGCCGCACCGAAATCTACGACTTCACGAAAGCGCTCAAGGACGCCGGCGTCACCACGATGCTCACCAGCGAAGCCTCCGAAGACAACCCCTTCGCCTCCCGCCACGGCATCATCGAATACCTCACCGACGCCGTCGTCGTCCTCCGCTACATCCGCCCCGAGGACTTCCGCGAAACCCGTCTGGCCGTCGAAATCCAGAAGATTCGGGACGCCAACCACTCTCGCGAGACGAAACCTTACGAAATCACCCATCAGGGTATCAGTGTCTATCGGCAAGCGAATATTTTCTAG
- a CDS encoding NAD(+)/NADH kinase: MRVGIVAQRGNSRAAYLAADVREMLAGGDVEVWLDTATADALDGDGHEVAEFDACDLVVSIGGDGTFLFAARGAGSTPVLGVNLGEVGFLNAVAPEDAVSAVRREVERYRETDEVRHREVPRAAASGEREWSLTPALNEVVIQGDQRGHGHGIDIEVRVDGSLFEATHADGVLIATPTGSTAYNLSEGGPLVQPGVGAFVVNGMCADEAMPPLLTPVGGEVTVRVDGPEYAVVSSDGSNRQRVKTPEVITVEAADEPARVAGPDSDFFQALKKLK, encoded by the coding sequence ATGCGCGTTGGAATCGTCGCACAGCGGGGGAACTCGCGGGCTGCGTATCTCGCCGCGGACGTCCGCGAAATGCTCGCTGGCGGGGACGTTGAGGTGTGGCTGGACACGGCGACGGCGGACGCTCTCGACGGCGACGGCCACGAGGTCGCGGAGTTCGACGCCTGCGACCTCGTAGTGAGCATCGGCGGGGACGGCACGTTCCTGTTCGCGGCGCGGGGCGCGGGGTCGACGCCGGTGCTCGGCGTAAACCTCGGGGAGGTCGGCTTCCTGAACGCGGTCGCGCCGGAGGACGCCGTCTCGGCGGTGCGCCGGGAGGTCGAGCGCTACCGGGAAACCGACGAAGTGCGCCACCGAGAAGTGCCGCGGGCGGCGGCGTCGGGGGAGCGCGAGTGGTCGCTAACGCCGGCGCTCAACGAAGTCGTGATTCAGGGCGACCAGCGCGGCCACGGCCACGGCATCGACATCGAGGTGCGCGTGGACGGCTCGCTGTTCGAGGCGACACACGCCGACGGCGTCCTGATTGCGACGCCGACCGGGAGCACCGCGTACAACCTCAGCGAGGGCGGCCCGCTCGTGCAGCCGGGCGTCGGCGCGTTCGTCGTCAACGGCATGTGTGCGGACGAGGCGATGCCACCGCTGTTGACGCCGGTCGGCGGCGAGGTCACGGTGCGCGTGGATGGCCCGGAGTACGCCGTCGTCTCCAGCGACGGGTCGAACCGACAGCGCGTGAAGACGCCCGAAGTAATCACCGTCGAGGCAGCCGACGAACCAGCGCGCGTCGCCGGCCCGGACTCGGACTTCTTCCAGGCGCTGAAAAAGCTCAAATAA
- the mptA gene encoding GTP cyclohydrolase MptA has product MSQQLPDVQATEPEVAVGLSQVGVTGVEKLVKIAREDKRPIVLTAEFEVYVDLPQGRKGIDMSRNMEVIDETLEDAVSEPVYRVEEMCGETAERLLDKHEYTTTATVEMEAELMIRDETPASGRPTQGTVDILASATAEEGEPTREEIGARVVGMTVCPCSQQMMSQHAREKLQDLGVGEENVRGFLQEVPQAGHSQRGHATLTIETSGDPDIDLMDLVDVARDSMSARIYNLAKRPDEDHMTYAAHANAKFVEDCVRSMAEDVVSEFDHLDDDAVVTMKQSNDESIHQHNAHAERVAEFGALKQEVSGE; this is encoded by the coding sequence ATGAGCCAGCAGCTGCCGGACGTACAGGCGACGGAGCCGGAGGTTGCAGTCGGATTGAGTCAGGTCGGGGTGACGGGCGTCGAGAAGCTCGTGAAAATCGCCCGCGAGGACAAGCGCCCCATCGTGTTGACCGCGGAGTTCGAGGTGTACGTCGACCTCCCGCAGGGCCGGAAGGGCATCGACATGAGCCGGAACATGGAGGTCATCGACGAGACGCTCGAAGACGCCGTCTCCGAGCCCGTCTACCGCGTCGAGGAGATGTGCGGGGAGACCGCCGAGCGCCTGCTCGACAAACACGAGTACACGACGACGGCCACCGTCGAGATGGAGGCGGAGTTGATGATTCGGGACGAGACGCCCGCCAGCGGCCGCCCGACGCAGGGCACCGTCGACATTCTCGCGTCCGCGACCGCCGAAGAGGGCGAGCCGACCCGCGAGGAAATCGGCGCGCGCGTCGTCGGTATGACTGTCTGCCCGTGCAGCCAGCAGATGATGAGCCAGCACGCCCGCGAGAAACTCCAGGACCTCGGCGTCGGCGAGGAGAACGTCCGGGGATTCCTCCAAGAAGTCCCGCAGGCCGGGCACAGCCAGCGCGGGCACGCGACGCTCACCATCGAAACGTCCGGCGACCCGGACATCGACCTGATGGACCTCGTGGACGTCGCGCGGGACTCGATGAGCGCGCGCATCTACAACCTCGCGAAGCGCCCCGACGAGGACCACATGACGTACGCCGCCCACGCGAACGCGAAGTTCGTCGAGGACTGCGTGCGCTCGATGGCCGAGGACGTCGTCTCGGAGTTCGACCACCTCGACGACGACGCCGTCGTCACGATGAAGCAATCCAACGACGAGTCCATCCACCAGCACAACGCCCACGCCGAGCGCGTCGCGGAGTTCGGGGCGCTAAAGCAGGAAGTGAGCGGCGAGTAG